One Chitinophagales bacterium DNA segment encodes these proteins:
- a CDS encoding DUF5103 domain-containing protein, producing MRLRFLQWRTIIILLLSITFNSPLLYAQDDITVFQDQVYVPNIKTVQLYVDPILLSDPVIPLNSKVQLHLEFDDLNADKRNYYYTFIHCNFDWTRSELNEFDYLSGFREQDISTFEFSFTALQTYTHYEVLFPNENVQLTKSGNYLLKVYADNDPDHPIITRRFVVFSSKADIVTNVHQPYDPKYTLKYQEIDFSIRYNGLTISNPINDVKVVLMQNFRWDNAIAHLQPLFMKPYQLDYSYDLVNAFPAGKEFRYFDTRSIRYRTEHVRELNFEGKQVEVILFPDEPREDEPYEFYADINGKYIPGIFEGFNQNAEPDYTWVNFTLPVDYPLKNLDVFITGQMCDWKLSSQFMMQYDPGKHAYTCKAYLKQGYYEYEYVTVEKGSGTVTDDILEGNAYETENTYQLLVYYRSFTGRYDEVIAYKATDSFNKNR from the coding sequence ATGCGTCTCCGTTTCCTGCAATGGCGAACAATAATCATATTGCTGTTGTCAATAACTTTCAACAGTCCGCTGTTGTATGCACAGGATGACATCACCGTTTTCCAGGACCAGGTTTATGTTCCCAATATAAAGACCGTTCAGCTATATGTGGATCCGATATTACTGAGTGATCCCGTAATACCTTTAAACAGTAAGGTTCAACTGCACCTTGAGTTTGACGACCTGAATGCCGATAAGAGAAACTACTATTATACTTTCATTCATTGCAACTTCGACTGGACACGCTCTGAATTAAACGAGTTTGACTACCTGTCGGGATTTCGCGAACAGGACATCAGCACCTTTGAATTCTCGTTCACTGCCCTGCAGACTTATACACACTATGAGGTTTTATTTCCCAATGAAAATGTTCAACTGACGAAGTCGGGCAATTACCTGCTGAAAGTGTACGCCGACAATGACCCTGATCACCCCATCATTACAAGACGCTTCGTGGTTTTTTCAAGCAAGGCTGATATAGTGACTAATGTGCATCAGCCTTATGATCCCAAATATACATTGAAGTACCAGGAGATTGATTTCAGCATCCGTTACAATGGCCTCACAATATCCAACCCGATCAATGATGTAAAGGTTGTGCTGATGCAGAATTTCAGATGGGACAACGCTATCGCCCATTTGCAGCCGCTTTTTATGAAACCTTATCAGCTTGATTATTCCTACGACCTCGTGAATGCCTTTCCGGCAGGTAAAGAGTTCCGGTACTTTGACACACGCAGCATAAGATATAGAACCGAACATGTGCGCGAACTGAATTTTGAAGGCAAACAGGTGGAAGTGATCCTCTTTCCTGATGAGCCGAGAGAGGATGAACCGTATGAGTTTTATGCAGACATTAACGGGAAATATATACCCGGAATTTTTGAAGGCTTCAACCAGAACGCTGAACCTGATTATACCTGGGTGAATTTCACGTTGCCTGTTGATTACCCGCTGAAAAACTTAGATGTGTTCATCACCGGGCAGATGTGCGACTGGAAGCTGTCGAGCCAGTTCATGATGCAATATGATCCCGGAAAACATGCTTATACCTGCAAGGCCTACCTGAAGCAGGGTTACTATGAATATGAATATGTGACGGTTGAAAAAGGCAGCGGTACAGTTACTGATGATATCCTCGAAGGCAATGCTTATGAAACAGAGAACACTTATCAATTGCTTGTTTATTACCGTTCATTCACCGGCCGTTATGATGAAGTAATTGCCTATAAGGCTACTGATTCTTTTAATAAAAACAGGTAA
- the tsaE gene encoding tRNA (adenosine(37)-N6)-threonylcarbamoyltransferase complex ATPase subunit type 1 TsaE produces MKKQIVVSSLSALPAVAEQVLRDSGDRRIFACYGEMGAGKTTLIAALCRALGVKEQVNSPTFAIVHEYQGAERIYHLDLFRLKTLEEALAIGIEDYLSGSCYMFIEWPELIRQLLPEDIVTLNLEILNEQERLLTIELP; encoded by the coding sequence GTGAAGAAGCAAATCGTTGTTTCCTCTCTGTCAGCATTGCCGGCAGTGGCCGAACAGGTTTTACGTGACAGCGGAGACAGGAGGATTTTTGCCTGTTACGGCGAAATGGGCGCAGGCAAGACAACCCTCATTGCCGCTCTGTGCCGTGCATTAGGTGTGAAGGAACAGGTGAACAGTCCCACCTTTGCCATAGTACATGAATACCAGGGAGCTGAACGGATATACCATCTTGATCTGTTTCGCCTGAAAACACTGGAAGAGGCACTGGCAATTGGTATTGAAGATTATCTTTCGGGAAGTTGTTATATGTTTATCGAATGGCCGGAGTTGATCAGGCAGTTACTGCCGGAAGATATAGTAACACTGAATCTGGAAATACTAAATGAACAGGAAAGGCTGTTGACAATAGAGCTGCCATGA
- a CDS encoding alanine dehydrogenase, which produces MPEELMTGIGLVPKESLLEVARKQDQLFIGIPRERHFQENRIALTPGAVSILVGHHHRIIVESKAGEGSHITDNEYSEAGAEIAYDTKEIFNASIILKVAPLSEEDIHMLHPGQIVISPIHLPTVTADYLGLLLQKKVIALAYEYIQDESGSFPIVASMSEIAGSTAILIAAELLSHLNHGKGILLGGIAGVPPANVVILGAGTVGENAARTAIALGAEVKIFDNSIYKLKRLQRNIGARVFTSIIRPDVLAKALARADVAVGAVHSKSGRTPIIVTEDMVSRMRAGSVIVDVSIDQGGCFETSEVTTHTNPIFKKYDVIHYCVPNIPSRVPRTASQAISNVMTTMLLEASQLGGFDKLMSVHPHIRNGVYVYKGTLTNFHLGEKFNMKSTDLNLLFASGM; this is translated from the coding sequence ATGCCCGAAGAACTGATGACAGGCATCGGGCTTGTACCCAAGGAATCGCTGCTGGAAGTTGCCCGGAAGCAGGATCAGCTGTTTATCGGAATACCGAGGGAGCGTCATTTCCAGGAAAACAGGATTGCGCTCACGCCGGGTGCCGTTTCCATCCTGGTTGGCCACCATCACCGCATTATTGTTGAATCCAAAGCGGGAGAAGGTTCACACATAACCGACAATGAATATTCGGAAGCGGGTGCTGAAATCGCTTATGATACAAAAGAGATTTTCAATGCCAGCATCATCCTTAAAGTGGCTCCGCTCTCTGAAGAGGATATTCACATGCTTCATCCGGGGCAAATTGTTATTTCCCCCATCCACCTGCCAACGGTAACGGCGGATTACCTCGGGCTGTTACTACAAAAGAAAGTGATTGCATTGGCATACGAATACATTCAGGACGAATCAGGTTCGTTTCCGATAGTTGCCAGCATGAGTGAAATTGCCGGTAGTACGGCCATTTTGATTGCGGCTGAATTGCTGAGCCACCTGAATCATGGCAAAGGAATTTTGCTGGGAGGCATTGCCGGTGTTCCACCTGCCAACGTGGTCATATTAGGTGCCGGAACAGTTGGAGAAAACGCTGCCCGTACCGCCATCGCTCTTGGGGCTGAGGTGAAAATATTTGATAACTCCATCTACAAGCTGAAGCGCCTGCAGCGAAATATCGGAGCACGGGTATTTACTTCCATTATCAGGCCTGATGTGCTGGCGAAAGCACTGGCCAGGGCAGATGTGGCAGTGGGAGCCGTGCATTCGAAATCAGGGCGTACGCCCATTATTGTTACAGAAGACATGGTATCGCGCATGCGTGCCGGGTCAGTCATTGTGGATGTGAGCATTGATCAGGGTGGTTGTTTCGAAACCTCAGAAGTAACGACACACACCAATCCAATCTTTAAGAAATATGATGTCATCCACTATTGTGTTCCCAATATTCCTTCGAGGGTACCGCGCACCGCTTCGCAAGCCATCAGCAATGTAATGACGACGATGTTGCTGGAAGCCAGCCAGCTTGGCGGGTTTGATAAGCTGATGAGTGTTCATCCGCATATCCGTAATGGCGTGTATGTTTATAAAGGTACACTGACCAATTTTCATCTTGGTGAAAAATTCAATATGAAGTCTACGGATCTCAACCTGCTCTTCGCATCCGGTATGTAA